A genomic stretch from Kribbella amoyensis includes:
- a CDS encoding ATP-binding protein, with protein MVVGRDSERERVAAVLGAARGGRSGALVVSGEVGAGKSTVLEFAVGAAEGMVVLSAAGTESEAEIPYGALHLLLHRYLDRLDAVPRPQAAALRAAFGLAEPGAGSGDRFLVGAATLSLLAELAGEQPLVCVIDDAQWLDQASADALYFAARRLGADPIAMLFAVRDEGDPVPAGIETVRLPALSPAEAEQLLTETAPDLAVPVRNRVLAEAAGNPLAIVELGAATGQDRPPADDQVAPLRVAGRVQGVFRAQLGQLPAATRLVMAVAAADQSVGLDTTLRAAAELGTAVGDLEPAEQARLVQVTGNEVHFRHPLVRSVVYQDTPHHQRITIHAALAAVLTDRRDADRRAWHRAAAATGADEEIAEELERAARRAQDRGGMMAVAVASERAARLSTDDRARARRIVQAARAAYDAGRPQWANDLALEAAAGTDEPALVAEATFLRAQVEYESMSPEGDARLALEAAELVARSDPELAASMLTEAVYAARDAAAPDLLARGVGLLEQLDLPADSGHRLLAAGLIGWNHLLAGESQVAIPLMRSLVSAAESGALSGHLEGLGAGFTGLLAGQDQGARALLEAATAAFRAEGALTWLTYALEPLAIEQLLRGDFHGAEASVAEGSALASALGMAMQAAIFDAIAIWLAALFADEKRCHALASTTAPAAKAHPAITALAEWGLAMLDLAAGRSSAAFDRLDTVCGGPARYDVVIRAVPDHVEAAVRSGRPEAGRRYLAGFDLWAGASGQPHLLALSRRCHALLDADARAEDHFTAALDLHGSRRYDEARTELAYGEWLRRRRRRADAKDVLIRARDGFERLGATGWAARARAELDILGGAAAPADDADLRSRLTPQELQVVRLAAAGYSNREIAAQLFLSPRTIGHHLYRAFPKIGISKRIELTQLDL; from the coding sequence ATGGTGGTGGGGCGGGACAGTGAGCGGGAGCGGGTGGCCGCGGTACTGGGTGCCGCGCGGGGTGGGCGGAGCGGGGCGCTGGTGGTCTCGGGTGAGGTCGGGGCCGGGAAGTCCACGGTGCTGGAATTCGCGGTCGGGGCGGCGGAGGGGATGGTGGTGCTGTCCGCCGCGGGGACCGAGTCCGAGGCGGAGATCCCGTACGGCGCGTTGCATCTGCTGCTGCATCGGTATCTGGACCGGCTGGACGCTGTCCCCAGGCCGCAGGCGGCCGCGTTGCGGGCGGCGTTCGGGCTGGCCGAGCCTGGGGCCGGATCCGGCGACCGGTTCCTGGTCGGCGCGGCGACGTTGAGCCTGCTGGCGGAGCTGGCCGGGGAGCAGCCGCTGGTGTGCGTGATCGACGACGCGCAGTGGCTCGACCAGGCCTCGGCCGACGCGCTGTACTTCGCCGCGCGCCGGCTCGGTGCGGATCCGATCGCGATGCTGTTCGCGGTGCGCGACGAGGGTGACCCGGTTCCGGCCGGGATCGAGACCGTCCGGCTGCCCGCGTTGAGTCCGGCCGAGGCCGAGCAGCTGCTGACCGAGACGGCGCCGGACCTCGCCGTACCGGTCCGGAATCGCGTCCTGGCCGAAGCCGCCGGGAATCCGTTGGCCATCGTCGAACTCGGTGCGGCGACCGGCCAGGATCGTCCGCCTGCCGATGACCAGGTCGCTCCCCTGCGCGTGGCCGGCCGGGTCCAGGGCGTCTTCCGGGCTCAGCTCGGCCAACTGCCGGCGGCCACCCGGCTGGTGATGGCCGTTGCCGCGGCCGACCAGTCGGTGGGCCTCGACACGACCCTGCGCGCCGCGGCCGAGCTCGGTACGGCGGTGGGCGATCTGGAGCCGGCCGAGCAGGCGCGACTCGTCCAGGTCACCGGGAACGAGGTGCACTTCCGGCATCCGCTGGTCCGGTCGGTCGTGTACCAGGACACGCCGCATCACCAGCGGATCACGATCCACGCCGCGCTCGCCGCGGTCCTGACGGACCGGCGGGACGCGGATCGGCGGGCCTGGCATCGGGCCGCGGCGGCCACCGGGGCCGACGAGGAGATCGCCGAGGAACTGGAACGGGCGGCCCGCCGGGCCCAGGACCGCGGCGGCATGATGGCCGTGGCCGTGGCGTCCGAGCGGGCAGCCCGGCTCAGTACCGACGACCGGGCCCGGGCTCGCCGGATCGTCCAGGCCGCGCGGGCCGCGTACGACGCGGGCAGGCCGCAGTGGGCGAACGACCTCGCCCTGGAAGCCGCCGCCGGGACGGACGAGCCCGCGTTGGTTGCCGAGGCCACCTTCTTGCGGGCCCAGGTCGAGTACGAGTCGATGTCCCCCGAAGGCGACGCGAGACTCGCTCTGGAAGCCGCCGAGCTGGTCGCCAGGTCCGACCCGGAGCTCGCTGCTTCGATGCTGACCGAGGCGGTGTACGCCGCGCGCGACGCGGCAGCGCCCGACTTGCTGGCCCGCGGCGTCGGCCTGCTCGAACAGCTCGACCTCCCGGCGGACTCCGGCCATCGCCTGCTCGCTGCCGGGCTGATCGGCTGGAATCACCTGCTGGCCGGTGAGTCCCAGGTGGCGATTCCGCTGATGAGGTCGCTGGTCTCGGCCGCCGAGTCCGGCGCTCTGTCCGGCCATCTCGAAGGCCTCGGCGCCGGCTTCACCGGTCTGCTCGCCGGTCAGGACCAGGGTGCGCGCGCTCTGCTCGAAGCCGCGACCGCGGCCTTCCGGGCGGAGGGGGCGCTGACCTGGCTGACGTACGCGCTGGAGCCGCTCGCGATCGAGCAGTTGCTGCGGGGCGACTTCCACGGCGCCGAGGCGAGTGTGGCCGAAGGATCCGCGCTCGCTTCGGCGCTCGGGATGGCGATGCAGGCGGCGATCTTCGACGCGATCGCGATCTGGCTGGCCGCGCTGTTCGCCGACGAGAAACGGTGCCACGCGCTGGCGAGTACGACGGCGCCCGCGGCCAAGGCGCATCCGGCGATCACCGCGTTGGCGGAGTGGGGGCTCGCGATGCTCGACCTGGCCGCGGGGCGTAGCTCGGCCGCGTTCGACCGGCTCGACACGGTCTGCGGTGGACCGGCCAGGTACGACGTCGTGATCCGTGCGGTGCCGGACCACGTCGAGGCCGCGGTCCGGTCCGGGCGGCCGGAGGCGGGGCGACGGTACCTGGCCGGGTTCGACTTGTGGGCCGGCGCATCGGGGCAGCCGCACCTGCTCGCGCTGTCCCGGCGATGCCACGCGCTCCTCGATGCCGACGCGCGAGCCGAGGACCATTTCACGGCCGCACTCGACCTGCACGGCTCCCGCCGGTACGACGAGGCGCGCACCGAGCTGGCATACGGGGAATGGCTGCGACGACGTCGGCGGCGCGCAGACGCGAAGGACGTACTGATCCGCGCCCGCGACGGCTTCGAGCGGCTGGGCGCAACCGGCTGGGCGGCGAGGGCCCGGGCGGAGCTGGACATCCTCGGTGGTGCCGCGGCCCCGGCGGACGACGCGGATCTGCGCAGCCGGCTCACCCCGCAGGAGTTGCAGGTCGTCCGGCTCGCCGCGGCCGGGTACAGCAACCGGGAGATCGCCGCGCAGCTGTTCCTCAGCCCACGCACGATCGGGCATCACCTGTACCGCGCGTTCCCGAAGATCGGTATCTCCAAGCGGATCGAACTCACCCAGCTCGACCTCTGA
- a CDS encoding dihydrofolate reductase family protein: MPRVVANMSMSLDGFVADPSDGVGHVFAWQAAGTVPIRLPDGTEQGLVSAASSAHIGKLWEEVKVLVVGRRTFDLSKAWQGEPPLGLPTVVVAHQVPEDWANDGKPFTFVTDGVESAIDRAKALAGDGVIAVSGADLTQQCLNAGLLDELSIDVASVLLGAGIRYLDKLTDTPVKLDGPEVVAGDGVTHLTYQVSALTDQPKLGG; this comes from the coding sequence ATGCCGAGAGTCGTCGCGAACATGTCGATGTCGCTGGACGGATTCGTCGCCGACCCCTCCGACGGGGTGGGCCATGTCTTCGCCTGGCAGGCGGCCGGGACGGTCCCGATCCGGCTGCCCGACGGGACCGAGCAGGGCCTGGTCTCCGCCGCCAGCTCGGCGCACATCGGCAAGCTCTGGGAGGAAGTGAAGGTCCTCGTCGTCGGCCGCCGGACCTTCGACCTGTCCAAGGCGTGGCAGGGCGAACCGCCGCTCGGGCTGCCCACCGTCGTCGTCGCCCACCAGGTCCCCGAGGACTGGGCGAACGACGGCAAGCCGTTCACCTTCGTCACCGACGGCGTCGAGAGCGCGATCGACCGGGCGAAGGCCCTCGCCGGCGACGGCGTCATCGCGGTCAGCGGCGCCGATCTCACCCAGCAGTGCCTGAACGCTGGTCTGCTCGACGAGCTCAGCATCGACGTCGCGTCGGTCCTGCTCGGCGCGGGCATCCGCTACCTGGACAAGCTCACGGACACCCCGGTCAAGCTGGACGGACCCGAGGTCGTAGCGGGTGACGGCGTGACCCACCTGACGTACCAGGTGTCCGCCCTCACCGACCAGCCCAAGCTCGGCGGGTAG
- a CDS encoding nucleotidyltransferase domain-containing protein has product MRHHEDTLAAFVSTVRPEWLAVVLDGSVARGTERPDSDVDVTVVVPDEVFAQARAEDRVSYVEREVATYEGGYVDVKVVTLALLAAGTERGDEPMRAAFTNARIAWTRDDVIRADLEPLLKAVVELGEEEWDRRMAAAIAVVRLQAGYFAKQAFASGEEYLLRHAVLHAVSAAGRALLAYNRVLFQGHKYLFPTLAGLDELPDGFVDQARTVLADPTPERLEDLVQSVEAFHEWPLTQEATLSRYVSDNELAWLDRTLPTEYR; this is encoded by the coding sequence ATGCGGCATCACGAGGACACGCTCGCGGCGTTCGTCAGTACTGTCCGGCCCGAGTGGCTGGCCGTGGTGCTGGACGGGTCGGTGGCCCGAGGCACCGAGCGGCCGGACTCGGATGTCGACGTGACCGTGGTCGTGCCGGACGAGGTGTTCGCGCAGGCGCGCGCCGAGGACCGGGTGAGCTACGTCGAGCGCGAGGTCGCGACGTACGAAGGTGGCTACGTCGACGTCAAGGTCGTCACTCTGGCACTGCTGGCCGCCGGGACCGAACGCGGTGACGAGCCGATGCGGGCCGCGTTCACGAACGCCCGGATCGCCTGGACCCGCGACGACGTGATCCGCGCGGACCTCGAACCCTTGCTGAAGGCTGTCGTCGAACTCGGCGAGGAGGAGTGGGACCGGCGAATGGCCGCCGCCATCGCGGTGGTCCGGCTCCAGGCCGGTTACTTCGCCAAACAGGCCTTCGCCTCGGGAGAGGAGTACCTGCTTCGGCATGCTGTCCTGCACGCGGTGTCGGCCGCGGGACGTGCGCTGCTGGCCTACAACCGCGTGCTGTTCCAGGGTCACAAGTACCTGTTCCCGACGCTCGCCGGTCTCGACGAACTCCCCGACGGCTTCGTCGACCAGGCGCGGACCGTCCTGGCGGATCCCACGCCGGAGCGCCTCGAGGACCTGGTCCAGAGCGTCGAGGCCTTTCACGAGTGGCCGCTGACCCAGGAGGCGACGCTGTCCAGGTACGTCTCCGACAACGAGCTGGCCTGGCTCGACCGGACCCTCCCCACCGAGTACCGCTGA
- a CDS encoding YchJ family protein, with protein MAKRSARRVPPLSATSACPCGLGAAYGDCCGGLHQGRKEAATAEQLMRSRYSAFVVRDEAYLLRSWSTPNRPPSLRFDDRIEWTGLEILGSTDGGPFHTAGTVEFRAHFTENGQAGDQYENSHFVREDGRWVYDAALSEAS; from the coding sequence ATGGCCAAACGTTCCGCTCGCCGGGTACCGCCGCTGTCCGCCACGTCTGCGTGTCCGTGCGGGCTGGGGGCCGCGTACGGCGACTGCTGTGGCGGGTTGCACCAAGGCCGGAAGGAGGCCGCGACAGCGGAGCAGTTGATGCGATCGCGGTACAGCGCGTTCGTCGTCCGCGACGAGGCCTACCTGCTGCGGTCGTGGTCAACGCCGAACCGGCCGCCGAGTTTGCGCTTCGACGACCGGATCGAGTGGACCGGGCTGGAGATCCTGGGCAGCACCGACGGCGGTCCGTTCCACACCGCGGGGACCGTGGAGTTCCGCGCCCACTTCACCGAGAACGGCCAGGCGGGCGACCAGTACGAGAACAGCCACTTCGTTCGCGAGGACGGACGCTGGGTGTACGACGCCGCTCTGAGCGAGGCAAGCTGA
- a CDS encoding FAD-dependent oxidoreductase, translating into MSKPVILTVDDDPEVSAAISRDLRERYGTEYLVVRATSGAQALDVLTKLALRNQPVALIATDQRMPGMTGIELLAAARRQAPDAKYLLLTAYADTDVAIKAINAIGLDYYLVKPWDPPEEHLYPVVDDLLGDWRDAHPEHTSDIRVVGHRWSDRSHEVKTFLARNHVPYRWYDTDHDTEAQRLRDLAGAADSELPLVLVPDGETLRSPSPVELASALGLRTTARQPLYDVCIVGGGPAGLAAGVYAASEGLSTVIVEREAPGGQAGQSAAIENYLGFPKGLTGSDLARRAVAQASRFGAEMVLARSVTGLQTRGPVHAVLLEGSGEIEARALIIATGVSYRRLEATGLAELTGRGVYYGATASEASQCQGDDVYVVGAANSAGQAVLNLARFAKRVVMLVRGATLTTSMSQYLIDKIAAAPNIEVRCRTEVIGCRGNGHLEALTLADRTTGATEDVQTSWLFAYVGAAPRTDWVGTAVARDDRGFVVTGQDLLGAQYTGHWSLPRPPFALETSTPGVFAAGDVRLDSMKRVASAVGEGAMAIYLVHRYLATV; encoded by the coding sequence ATGAGCAAACCCGTCATTCTGACCGTCGACGACGACCCCGAGGTGTCGGCCGCGATCTCGCGTGATCTGCGCGAGCGGTACGGCACGGAGTACCTGGTCGTCCGGGCCACCTCGGGTGCGCAGGCGCTCGACGTCCTCACCAAGCTGGCGTTGCGTAACCAACCGGTGGCGCTGATCGCGACCGACCAGCGGATGCCCGGGATGACCGGGATCGAACTGCTGGCCGCGGCCCGCCGGCAGGCGCCGGACGCCAAGTACCTGCTGCTCACCGCGTACGCCGACACCGACGTCGCGATCAAGGCGATCAACGCCATCGGCCTCGACTACTACCTGGTCAAGCCGTGGGATCCGCCCGAGGAGCACCTGTACCCGGTGGTCGACGACCTGCTCGGCGACTGGCGGGACGCCCACCCCGAACACACCTCGGACATCCGGGTCGTCGGGCACCGGTGGTCCGATCGCAGCCATGAGGTGAAGACCTTCCTGGCCCGCAACCACGTGCCGTACCGCTGGTACGACACCGACCACGACACCGAGGCCCAGCGCCTTCGCGACCTGGCCGGCGCCGCGGATTCCGAGCTGCCGCTGGTCCTGGTTCCGGACGGAGAGACGCTGCGCTCCCCCAGTCCCGTCGAGCTCGCCTCCGCCCTCGGTCTGCGGACCACCGCACGGCAGCCGCTGTACGACGTCTGCATCGTCGGCGGCGGACCGGCCGGCCTGGCCGCGGGCGTGTACGCGGCCTCCGAGGGACTGAGCACGGTCATCGTCGAGCGCGAGGCACCCGGTGGTCAGGCCGGACAGAGTGCCGCGATCGAGAACTACCTCGGCTTCCCCAAGGGGCTGACCGGGTCCGACCTCGCCCGCCGAGCTGTCGCGCAGGCGTCCCGGTTCGGCGCGGAGATGGTGCTCGCGCGCTCGGTGACCGGCCTGCAGACCCGGGGACCCGTGCACGCCGTCCTGCTCGAGGGCTCGGGTGAGATCGAGGCCCGCGCCCTCATCATCGCGACCGGCGTCTCCTACCGCCGGCTCGAAGCGACCGGCCTCGCCGAGCTCACCGGCCGGGGCGTGTACTACGGCGCGACCGCGAGCGAGGCGAGCCAGTGCCAGGGCGACGACGTGTACGTGGTGGGTGCCGCGAACTCGGCCGGTCAGGCGGTCCTCAACCTGGCCCGGTTCGCCAAGCGCGTCGTGATGCTCGTCCGCGGCGCCACCCTGACCACCTCGATGTCGCAGTACCTGATCGACAAGATCGCGGCCGCGCCGAACATCGAGGTGCGCTGCCGGACCGAGGTGATCGGCTGCCGGGGCAACGGCCACCTGGAGGCGCTCACCCTGGCCGACCGGACCACCGGCGCGACCGAGGACGTCCAGACCAGCTGGCTGTTCGCGTACGTCGGCGCGGCGCCGCGGACCGACTGGGTGGGGACCGCAGTGGCCCGGGACGACCGCGGCTTCGTGGTCACCGGCCAGGACCTGCTCGGCGCGCAGTACACCGGGCACTGGTCCTTGCCGCGTCCACCTTTCGCGCTGGAGACGAGTACGCCGGGGGTCTTCGCGGCCGGCGACGTCCGGCTCGACTCGATGAAACGGGTCGCGTCCGCCGTCGGTGAGGGCGCGATGGCGATCTACCTGGTCCACCGCTACCTGGCCACGGTCTGA